GATGTCGTCGATTCCCATCTCCTCCGCCCGCTCCTGCGCGTGCTCCACGAGCGTGGGGGAGAGATCGATCGCCACCACCTCGGCCCCCCGTTGAGCCAGCTCGATCGATGCCGTCCCGGTACCGCAGCCGGCATCGAGCACCCGTTTGCCATGCAGGTCGGGAGGCAGCCACGCCAGCAGCGTGCTGCGCATGCGATCCCGACCGGCGCGCACCGTGGCGCGCACCCTGGACACCGGCGCATCAGAGGTGAGCGCCTTCCAGGCGTCGGCGGCGGTGCGGTCGAAATACTCCCCGATCCAGGCCCGCCGCTCGCGGTACGACACCGATGCGGCGTGCGAACCCCCAAGCGGCGTTCCCTCGAACGACGGACCTGGAGTCGGAGAATTGTTCACGGTCGGAGCCATCAGTCGAATCCCAAGAGGTCAAAGATTTCGCGATCCTTGAGCGGTGCCGCAGGGAGCGGCACCACATCCTCGAGCATCTTGCGCGCGAGCTCGAGGTACTCGTGCTGTACCTGCACCACGTCCTCGGTGGGCTCCATCTCGAAGATCGTGCACTTCTTGAGCCGGCTGCGACGAATGGCGTCCACGTCCTGAAAGTGCGCCATGGTCTTGAGGCCGACCGCGGCGTTGAAACGGTCGATCTCGTTCGTCTCGCGCGAGCGGTTCGCGACCACGCCGCCCAGTCGCACCTTGTAGTTCTTGGACTTCGCCTGAATGGCCGCAATGATGCGGTTCATGGCAAAGATCGAGTCGAAGTCGTTGGCCGTGACGATGAGGCAGTAGTGCGCGTGCTGGAGCGGTGCCGCAAAGCCGCCACACACCACGTCGCCCAGCACATCGAAGATCACCACGTCGGTGTCCTCGAGCAGGTGATGCTCCTTCAGCAGCTTCACCGTCTGGCCGGTCACGTACCCGCCGCAGCCCGTCCCCGCCGGCGGACCGCCGGCCTCGATGCACTGCACGCCGTTGAAGCCCTCGAACATGAAGTCTTCCGGCCGCAGCTCCTCCGCATGAAAGTCCACGCTTTCGAGCACGTCGATGACGGTGGGCACCATCTTCTTCGTGAGCGTGAACGTGCTGTCGTGCTTCGGGTCGCACCCGATCTGCAGTACGCGCTTGCCCAGCTTCGAGAACGCCGCCGACAGGTTGCTCGACGTGGTGCTCTTCCCGATGCCGCCCTTGCCATACACGGCAATGACGAGCGCTCCCTCGATCTTCTGGTTTTCGTCCAGGTGGACCTGCAGGGAGCCGTCGCCGTCACCGAGCGCGTCCACGATGGGGAGTTTCATTGTTGCCATGCTGCGTTACCCGTGGGGAGTGGGGGTGCTACAGGTTAAGCCGCGTACACACCTTCAAGACGGTCTTCCAGATCGGCGGCCGCATCCCGCAACGCCTCCAGCGTGGCGTCATCGGGCTGCCAGTACCCGCGGTCGTTCGCTTCCAGCAATCGCTGCGCAATGCCCAGCGCCGCATCCGGATTCGCATCGGCGATGCGCTTCCGCATCTCCTCGTCCAGCACGAAGGTCTTGCTGGCCTCCGCGTACACCCACTGCGGCACCGTCCCCTTGCCACCGGTCGCCGACCAGCCGAGGGTGGTGGTGAGATGCCCGGTGATGTTGCGGACGCCCTCGTAACCGTACTGAATCTGCGCCTCGTACCACTTGGGGTTGAGCATCTTGGTGCGCGATTCCAGCTCCACCTGTTCCTTGAGCGTGCGCACCTTGCCCTGCCCCTGTCCGTAGTCACCCACGTACACGGCGGGCGCCTTGCCGTCGTTCTGCTGGGCAATGACGCGCGTCATGCCGCCGAGCGACTCCACGTACTGGTCGATGTCGGTGGCGCCGAGGTCCACCGAATCGAGCCCCTGGAACGACAGCGTCGCCTTGCCGAGGGCCCGCTTCATGAGCGCCGGCTGCGATTGCGGCTTGCCATCGGGACCGTAGGCAAAGCCCTTGCGCTGCACGAACAGGTCAGCCAGTTCGTTCTCGTCCTGCCATTTGCCCGTCTCGATGAGCAGATTGACGTTCGATCCGTAGGCGCCGTCGGCATTGGAGAAGACGCGCAGCGAGGCCTGCTCCAGCGTGCAGCCGGTGTCGCGCATCGTCTCCAGCACATGCTTGCGGATGTAGTTGCTCGCGGGATCTTCCTCCGCCTTCGCGCACAGCAGCGACGCTTCGGCGAGCAGCTTCACCTGCAACGGCAGCAGGTCGCGGAAGATGCCGGACAGGGTGATGACCACATCCACGCGCGGCCGACCGAGGCTCTCGAGCGGCAGCAGGCGTGCCCCCGTGAGACGCCCCACGCTGTCGAAGCGCGGCACCACGCCCATCATCGCCATGACCTGCGCGAGCGGCGTGCCTTCGCTCTTCATGTTGTCGGTACCCCAGAGCACCACGGCGACCGTCTCGGGGAACTCCCCGGTTTCCTGCCGGTGCTTGACCAGCAGCTGCTCGGCGCGTCCCCGCCCTTCGAGCATGGCCGCGGCGCTGGGCACGCGATACGGGTCGAAACCGTAGATGTTGCGCCCCGACGGCAGCACCTGCGGATTGCGCAAGAGGTCACCGCCCGGCGCGGGCTCCACGTAGCGCACATCGAGCGCCCGCAGGACGCCGTCCACTTCGCGGTCTTCCCGCAGCGCCACATCGTAGCCGGCCAGCAGCTCGAGATGCTGGTCGAACTGCTTGTCGTTGGCGAGGCGCATGCCGCACGCCTTGGCTGCGGCGCGTCCGGCGTTCTGCGCGGCGCGAAGATCGCCCTGGTCCACGAGCGCCTGTACGGCGGCCCGCACGACCGCTTCCACGGCCGCGCCCTGCACATCGTCCGTGCGCTTGTCGCCGTGCCCCGCCAGCACCGTGTCCCCGATGCTCGGCAGCTCCACCTCGGGACGTCCGGAGCGCGCCATCTCGATGAGCATCTCGACGCGCGCCTCGGCCGTCATGGGCTCACCCACCACGTGCAGCCCCGTGGGGATGAGGCTGTACTCCAGCTCCAGCAGCCGTTCGCGGATCTCGGCGATGCGCGCGTCGGTTTCGTCGGGCGTCCACGCCGGTTCGGCCTTCGCGAGCTCCACCGCCGCCGCCTGCTGCTGCACGAGCGTGCGCAGCTGGTCGGCGTCTGCCGCCCGCCCGCTGTCCATCTGGCGCCAACGATCGAGGCTCGTCTTGAGATCGGCCAGACCACGATAGAGCCCGGCGTTGCTGACCGGCGGCGTGAGATACGACACCAGCGTGGCGTTGCCGCGGCGCTTGGCGAGCGTGCCTTCCGACGAGTTGTTGGAGGCGTACAGGTAGACGTTGGGCAGGTCGCCGATCAGGCGTTCCGGCCAGCAGGTGGCATCGAGTCCCGACTGCTTGCCGGGCATGAACTCGAGCGCGCCGTGCGTACCGAAATGCAGCACGGCATCAGCCTTGTAGTCTTCCTTGAGCCAACGATAGAACGCGCTGAAGGCGTGCGTGGGCGAGAAGCCGCCTTCGAACAGCAGACGCATCGGGTCGCCTTCCCAGCCGAAGCTGGGCTGCACCCCCACGAACACATGGCCGAACATGGCGCCCATCACCTGAATGCTCTGCCCATCGGCGAGCTGACGACCGGGCGCCGGGCCCCACGTCTTCTCGATTTCCTTGAGGTACTTCTCGCGCCGCACGTGATCGTCCACGGGAATGCGCGTGTGCACGTTGGCCGGCGCGCCGAACTGCTCGCGATTACCCTGCGTGATGCGTTCCCGCAGTTCATCGACGCTGCCGGGCAAGTCGACCGTATAGCCCCCTTCCTTCATTTCGGCGAGGACGCGCTGCAGCGACGGGAAGACGGCGAGATACGCCGCCGAGCCGGTGTTGCCGGCGTTGGGCGGGAAGTTGAACAGGATGATGGCCACCTTGCGCTCGCCCCGCGCCTTCCGGCGCAGCGTCACCAGGCGGCTCACGCGTTCCGCCACGCGTTCGATGCGCTCGGGGATAGGCTCCGAAGCGGCCGGCTTCCCTTCCACCGGCTGCCCCTTGCCCCCGTACACCGTGGGCACGATGGCCCCATCGAGTTCGGGAATGGCGATCTGCAGCGTGGCCTGCAGCGGGTTCAGCCCGCGCGCATCGCGCTGCCACTCCTCGATCGTCTGGAACTCGAGTGTCTGCAGGGTGAGGTACGG
The DNA window shown above is from Gemmatimonas sp. and carries:
- the bchM gene encoding magnesium protoporphyrin IX methyltransferase is translated as MAPTVNNSPTPGPSFEGTPLGGSHAASVSYRERRAWIGEYFDRTAADAWKALTSDAPVSRVRATVRAGRDRMRSTLLAWLPPDLHGKRVLDAGCGTGTASIELAQRGAEVVAIDLSPTLVEHAQERAEEMGIDDIDFRSGDMLDPSLGPFDYVVAMDSIIHYELEDMVKALATLAPRVNERMLITVAPRTPMLSVMRAVGKLFPRSDRSPSIVPVSENAFRKALAAEPVLDSWGMVGTRLIESGFYRSMAINLQHATLGAHGTRRG
- the bchL gene encoding ferredoxin:protochlorophyllide reductase (ATP-dependent) iron-sulfur ATP-binding protein, whose product is MKLPIVDALGDGDGSLQVHLDENQKIEGALVIAVYGKGGIGKSTTSSNLSAAFSKLGKRVLQIGCDPKHDSTFTLTKKMVPTVIDVLESVDFHAEELRPEDFMFEGFNGVQCIEAGGPPAGTGCGGYVTGQTVKLLKEHHLLEDTDVVIFDVLGDVVCGGFAAPLQHAHYCLIVTANDFDSIFAMNRIIAAIQAKSKNYKVRLGGVVANRSRETNEIDRFNAAVGLKTMAHFQDVDAIRRSRLKKCTIFEMEPTEDVVQVQHEYLELARKMLEDVVPLPAAPLKDREIFDLLGFD
- the bchH gene encoding magnesium chelatase subunit H, producing MPSSTGSPRSPWTPCTTPRHSMAADTRTPAMRVCITTLDAHLADAFDRAKQGLASIPGLHVSMHIAADFGTDPKAAERARQDIAKANIVVCTQLFQEEYANEVLPAVLARRADADAVLCALCTPELVKCTRLGKFDMSGGESRSPFSPISLLKKLRGSRGDGKSSGERQMSALRTLPNLLKFIPGTAQDVRAYLLLIQYWLAGSDENIEQMIRYAVDRYAAGPRAKFKGALKPAQPVTYPEVGLWHPALPNRGITEELSALPKRAHATGTVGLLVGRSYLLAGNVAHYAAVVNALEARGLTVVAGFSSALDARPAISKYFVDARGHATIDAMINLTGFSLVGGPAYNDSVAAQAVLKQLDVPYLTLQTLEFQTIEEWQRDARGLNPLQATLQIAIPELDGAIVPTVYGGKGQPVEGKPAASEPIPERIERVAERVSRLVTLRRKARGERKVAIILFNFPPNAGNTGSAAYLAVFPSLQRVLAEMKEGGYTVDLPGSVDELRERITQGNREQFGAPANVHTRIPVDDHVRREKYLKEIEKTWGPAPGRQLADGQSIQVMGAMFGHVFVGVQPSFGWEGDPMRLLFEGGFSPTHAFSAFYRWLKEDYKADAVLHFGTHGALEFMPGKQSGLDATCWPERLIGDLPNVYLYASNNSSEGTLAKRRGNATLVSYLTPPVSNAGLYRGLADLKTSLDRWRQMDSGRAADADQLRTLVQQQAAAVELAKAEPAWTPDETDARIAEIRERLLELEYSLIPTGLHVVGEPMTAEARVEMLIEMARSGRPEVELPSIGDTVLAGHGDKRTDDVQGAAVEAVVRAAVQALVDQGDLRAAQNAGRAAAKACGMRLANDKQFDQHLELLAGYDVALREDREVDGVLRALDVRYVEPAPGGDLLRNPQVLPSGRNIYGFDPYRVPSAAAMLEGRGRAEQLLVKHRQETGEFPETVAVVLWGTDNMKSEGTPLAQVMAMMGVVPRFDSVGRLTGARLLPLESLGRPRVDVVITLSGIFRDLLPLQVKLLAEASLLCAKAEEDPASNYIRKHVLETMRDTGCTLEQASLRVFSNADGAYGSNVNLLIETGKWQDENELADLFVQRKGFAYGPDGKPQSQPALMKRALGKATLSFQGLDSVDLGATDIDQYVESLGGMTRVIAQQNDGKAPAVYVGDYGQGQGKVRTLKEQVELESRTKMLNPKWYEAQIQYGYEGVRNITGHLTTTLGWSATGGKGTVPQWVYAEASKTFVLDEEMRKRIADANPDAALGIAQRLLEANDRGYWQPDDATLEALRDAAADLEDRLEGVYAA